In a single window of the Alphaproteobacteria bacterium LSUCC0684 genome:
- a CDS encoding CaiB/BaiF CoA transferase family protein: protein MGGSAAHDFDDLLVVSVEQAVAAPYASGKLAEGGARVIKVERPEGDFARLYDADAMGMSSYFVWLNRGKESVCLDLKTPEDQAILKAMIAEADVFIQNLMPGAMDRLGFSMEKLRADQPSLITCSISGYGNGGAYSQMKAYDLLIQAECGLAAITGSPAEPGRVGVSICDIAAGMTSFQAILQALYARLKTGEGRHIDVSLFHALSDWMNVPYLQHRYGGKTIGRPGLHHPTIAPYGVYPCRDGGMILLSIQNDREWKRLTAEVLGDADIATDPRFETNIKRVANRAHLDAIMHGVFSRNTRDEMAEILGAAGIAYGRLNTVEDLLTHPETRIVTTRTSSGQMEMIAAGAVINGHLAASGVVPDLGQHSEAIRKEFAPG from the coding sequence ATGGGCGGATCAGCGGCGCATGATTTTGATGATCTTTTGGTGGTATCGGTGGAGCAAGCGGTGGCCGCGCCCTATGCATCAGGCAAACTGGCCGAAGGCGGGGCACGGGTGATCAAGGTGGAACGTCCGGAAGGTGATTTTGCCCGCCTTTATGATGCCGACGCGATGGGGATGAGCTCATATTTTGTCTGGCTGAACCGGGGCAAGGAATCGGTCTGCCTTGATCTCAAGACGCCGGAAGATCAGGCCATCCTCAAGGCGATGATCGCCGAGGCTGATGTTTTCATCCAGAACCTGATGCCCGGCGCCATGGATCGGCTCGGCTTTTCGATGGAAAAGCTGCGGGCAGATCAGCCGTCCCTTATCACCTGTTCGATCAGCGGCTATGGCAATGGTGGTGCCTATAGCCAGATGAAAGCCTATGATCTCCTGATACAGGCGGAATGCGGCCTGGCGGCGATCACGGGCAGCCCGGCTGAACCGGGACGTGTCGGGGTATCGATCTGTGATATTGCCGCGGGCATGACCTCCTTTCAGGCGATACTTCAGGCACTTTACGCCCGCCTGAAAACTGGAGAAGGCCGTCATATCGACGTATCGCTCTTCCATGCACTGTCGGACTGGATGAATGTTCCCTATCTTCAGCATCGCTATGGCGGCAAGACCATCGGCCGCCCGGGGCTTCATCATCCTACCATTGCACCTTACGGCGTTTATCCCTGCCGTGATGGCGGCATGATCCTGCTGTCGATCCAGAATGATCGGGAATGGAAGCGCCTGACCGCCGAGGTGCTGGGCGATGCTGACATCGCAACCGATCCGAGGTTTGAAACGAATATCAAGCGGGTCGCCAACCGCGCTCATCTCGATGCCATCATGCATGGGGTCTTCAGCCGCAACACCCGGGATGAAATGGCGGAGATACTGGGCGCGGCTGGCATAGCTTATGGCCGTCTCAACACGGTGGAAGATCTTCTCACCCATCCGGAAACACGGATCGTGACAACGCGAACCTCATCCGGCCAAATGGAAATGATCGCCGCGGGCGCGGTGATCAATGGGCATCTCGCCGCGTCAGGAGTTGTTCCGGATCTGGGCCAGCACAGCGAAGCGATACGCAAAGAATTTGCCCCCGGCTGA
- a CDS encoding Bug family tripartite tricarboxylate transporter substrate binding protein: protein MSYMKKLTMGLAGVAFATASFIGAAQAWEPTKPVDFIIMAGKGGGADKMARLMQSIVEKENLAGRPLVPTNKSGGSGAEALIAAKSASDPDHTIMVTLNSFFTTPLRQPGLEIDIMEFAPVGRMAEDTFLLWVHKDSGLKTFEDYLKQAKADGSNWVMGGTGKNSEDNIITDYLNNEYGLTMKYIPYKGGGEVAKQVAGKQLNSSVNNPSEALGFYESGDMVPLVAFTDERLPMFPEVPTLKEKGGDFSYFMQRAVVGAPGMSDEALAYYTDLFTKVYNSADWQKYKTSKSLMGDFMHGGELKSYWNTQRERHRSILKASGAIK, encoded by the coding sequence ATGTCTTATATGAAGAAACTAACCATGGGTCTGGCTGGCGTTGCTTTTGCCACCGCATCCTTTATCGGTGCCGCCCAGGCATGGGAGCCAACCAAGCCTGTGGATTTCATCATCATGGCTGGTAAAGGTGGGGGTGCCGATAAAATGGCCCGTCTGATGCAGTCGATTGTGGAAAAGGAAAATCTGGCCGGGCGTCCACTTGTCCCGACCAACAAGTCCGGCGGTTCCGGTGCCGAAGCGCTGATCGCCGCGAAAAGTGCCTCTGACCCTGATCACACGATCATGGTGACGCTGAACTCCTTCTTCACGACACCACTTCGTCAGCCAGGGCTTGAAATTGACATCATGGAATTTGCCCCGGTTGGCCGGATGGCGGAAGATACCTTCCTGCTCTGGGTCCACAAGGACAGCGGCCTGAAGACGTTTGAGGATTACCTCAAGCAGGCGAAGGCTGATGGCTCTAACTGGGTCATGGGCGGTACCGGCAAGAATTCGGAAGACAATATCATCACCGATTATCTTAACAACGAGTATGGCCTCACCATGAAATACATCCCCTACAAGGGCGGCGGCGAGGTAGCCAAGCAGGTTGCTGGCAAGCAGCTGAATTCATCGGTGAACAACCCATCCGAAGCCCTCGGCTTCTATGAGTCCGGTGACATGGTGCCGCTGGTTGCCTTTACCGATGAGCGTCTGCCGATGTTCCCGGAAGTCCCGACCCTCAAGGAAAAGGGTGGTGACTTCAGCTATTTCATGCAGCGGGCGGTTGTTGGTGCACCTGGCATGTCCGATGAAGCGCTGGCCTATTACACCGATCTTTTCACCAAGGTCTATAACAGCGCTGACTGGCAGAAATACAAGACCAGCAAGTCGCTGATGGGTGATTTCATGCATGGTGGTGAACTGAAGTCCTACTGGAATACCCAGCGTGAGCGCCATCGCTCAATTCTGAAAGCGTCCGGAGCAATCAAGTAA
- a CDS encoding tripartite tricarboxylate transporter permease translates to MDIILALFNGILIALEPINLGLAVIGVVVGLFVGAMPGLGSVNGVAILLPFTFVIQSFTGGATSPMIFLAAIYYGAMYGGAISSITLGIPGASTAVATTFDGRPLAIAGKAHIALVAAALASFVGGTVSNIMFTAFAPILAGVALSFGDPEVFALMLLAFATFVGLGGDDIPKTIFSICFGLVLATVGFDIVSGEPRLIFFDIQGFSHGIRFLVLAIGVYGIGEMLWTINTSRGGTSMSKVDVTLESLKDAVLRFREAWRGTVIGSLLGFFVGILPAAGATPGSLMAYGVAKLTSKDPKQYGKGAIDGVAAPEAANNSASTGAMLPMMTLGIPGSPTTAVLLAGMVIWGLQPGPLLFTNQPDFVWPLIGSFYISNVVAVVVNLAFIPIFLWMLRMPFTILAPLIFVLSLVGTYAAYMDMFDVWLMVFVGVGAFFLRILDYPVAPAVLAIVLGPIAEPKLRQSLLFSDGDITIFFTRPIAGPITVIAIILILLPLAKVIWDKIKARSA, encoded by the coding sequence ATGGATATTATTCTGGCACTGTTCAACGGTATTCTGATCGCGCTTGAGCCGATTAATCTGGGGCTCGCGGTCATCGGGGTTGTGGTTGGTCTTTTTGTCGGGGCGATGCCCGGGCTTGGATCGGTGAACGGCGTGGCTATTCTGCTGCCCTTTACCTTTGTGATCCAGAGCTTCACGGGCGGCGCGACATCACCGATGATCTTCCTTGCGGCCATCTATTATGGCGCCATGTATGGTGGTGCCATCTCATCGATCACCCTCGGCATTCCCGGGGCATCGACCGCGGTGGCAACTACCTTTGACGGCCGGCCGCTCGCCATTGCCGGCAAGGCACATATCGCGCTTGTGGCCGCGGCGCTGGCGTCGTTTGTCGGCGGGACAGTCTCCAATATCATGTTCACGGCCTTTGCGCCGATCCTCGCCGGAGTTGCCCTTTCCTTTGGTGATCCGGAAGTCTTCGCGCTCATGCTTCTTGCCTTTGCCACTTTTGTCGGACTGGGCGGAGACGATATCCCCAAGACGATTTTCTCGATCTGTTTCGGGCTTGTTCTGGCCACGGTCGGGTTTGATATCGTCTCAGGTGAGCCGCGCCTCATTTTCTTTGATATTCAGGGTTTCTCCCATGGTATCCGCTTCCTTGTTCTTGCCATCGGCGTATACGGGATCGGGGAGATGCTATGGACGATCAACACCTCCCGCGGCGGCACCTCCATGTCGAAAGTGGACGTGACGCTGGAAAGTTTGAAAGACGCGGTCCTGCGCTTCCGGGAAGCCTGGCGCGGCACGGTGATCGGCTCGCTTCTGGGCTTCTTTGTCGGCATATTGCCGGCCGCCGGGGCGACGCCTGGCTCGCTGATGGCCTATGGGGTGGCAAAACTTACCTCCAAGGATCCCAAGCAATACGGCAAGGGCGCGATTGACGGGGTGGCGGCACCTGAAGCTGCCAATAATTCCGCCTCAACCGGCGCCATGCTGCCGATGATGACGCTCGGTATACCGGGTTCACCCACAACAGCGGTCCTGCTGGCGGGGATGGTGATCTGGGGCCTGCAGCCCGGGCCCTTGCTGTTTACCAACCAGCCTGATTTTGTCTGGCCGCTGATCGGGTCATTCTACATATCGAATGTTGTTGCCGTGGTGGTGAATCTTGCCTTCATTCCGATCTTCCTGTGGATGCTCCGGATGCCATTTACCATTCTGGCGCCGTTGATTTTTGTTCTCTCGCTGGTCGGGACCTATGCGGCCTATATGGATATGTTCGATGTCTGGCTGATGGTCTTTGTCGGCGTCGGGGCATTTTTCCTCCGGATACTCGACTATCCGGTGGCGCCGGCGGTGCTGGCGATCGTGCTCGGGCCGATTGCCGAGCCGAAACTGCGGCAGTCACTGCTGTTTTCGGATGGGGATATAACCATCTTCTTCACCCGGCCGATTGCCGGGCCGATTACGGTGATCGCAATCATCCTGATACTGCTGCCGCTGGCCAAGGTGATCTGGGACAAGATCAAGGCCCGCTCAGCCTGA
- a CDS encoding MmgE/PrpD family protein — translation MTTSSFLDSIIALSETPAEDLPSSMLNMARDALFDWAAVARAGRDEQVSIILRNMAEREESAGQSSLFGSTRRTAPRAAALANGATSHALDYDDTHFAYVGHPSVAIYPAVLALAEDMDVDIASMIDAYAIGIETACRIGARLGRAHYNKGFHQTATAGAFGATLASARLLGLDTGQRRQAIGLAATRASGLKSQFGTMGKPYNAGLAASNGVEAALLAQAGMTSADDGLMGHQGFFATHLEADDLPADTSWEESGYLALGLMHKYHACCHGTHAMIDALTALRQDHGLAAADVDKVTLRTNPRWMSVCNIPAPRTGLEVKFSYVWLAAMVLENRDTAALTSYADSTARDADLARGADRVTVLADEAISDTAAHVTVTLDNGMSVVAEADIAAPITEEERAERLKAKACAIDNDEVVAKIWQAVSRPADTSARAFGNTLAAR, via the coding sequence ATGACCACCTCATCTTTCCTTGACAGTATCATCGCCTTGAGCGAAACACCGGCTGAAGACCTGCCATCCTCCATGCTGAACATGGCACGGGATGCGCTGTTCGACTGGGCCGCCGTTGCCCGTGCCGGCCGGGATGAGCAGGTCAGCATCATCCTGCGCAACATGGCCGAACGCGAGGAAAGCGCGGGGCAATCTTCTCTTTTCGGCTCAACCCGCCGAACGGCACCTCGGGCGGCGGCGCTGGCCAATGGCGCTACCAGTCATGCCCTTGATTATGATGATACGCATTTTGCCTATGTCGGTCATCCTTCAGTCGCGATCTACCCTGCCGTGCTGGCGCTGGCCGAAGACATGGATGTCGATATCGCTTCCATGATCGATGCCTATGCCATCGGCATTGAAACTGCCTGCCGGATCGGTGCCCGCCTTGGCCGGGCACATTACAACAAGGGGTTTCACCAGACCGCCACCGCCGGCGCCTTCGGGGCGACGCTTGCATCGGCACGCCTGCTCGGGCTTGATACCGGCCAGCGACGTCAGGCCATCGGCCTTGCCGCAACCCGTGCCTCCGGGCTCAAATCGCAGTTCGGCACCATGGGCAAGCCCTATAACGCCGGGCTTGCCGCATCGAACGGCGTGGAAGCAGCCTTGCTTGCCCAGGCCGGAATGACGTCCGCCGATGACGGGCTTATGGGCCATCAGGGGTTTTTTGCCACCCATCTTGAGGCAGATGACCTGCCCGCCGACACCTCGTGGGAGGAGAGCGGGTATCTGGCCCTTGGCCTCATGCATAAATACCATGCCTGCTGCCACGGCACCCATGCGATGATCGATGCGCTCACCGCCCTGCGGCAGGATCATGGCCTCGCCGCCGCGGATGTCGATAAGGTCACGCTGCGCACCAACCCGCGCTGGATGAGCGTCTGCAATATCCCCGCCCCACGCACCGGGCTTGAAGTCAAGTTCAGCTATGTATGGCTGGCCGCGATGGTTCTTGAAAATCGGGATACGGCCGCGCTGACAAGTTACGCCGACAGCACCGCCCGGGATGCGGATCTTGCCCGCGGCGCTGACCGGGTTACGGTTCTGGCCGATGAGGCGATCAGCGATACCGCTGCCCATGTGACGGTCACGCTCGATAACGGGATGTCGGTGGTGGCCGAGGCCGATATCGCCGCCCCCATCACCGAAGAGGAACGGGCCGAACGGCTCAAGGCCAAGGCATGTGCCATCGACAACGATGAAGTGGTGGCCAAGATCTGGCAGGCCGTCTCCAGGCCGGCGGATACCTCGGCCCGGGCTTTCGGCAATACCCTTGCCGCAAGATAA
- a CDS encoding formate--tetrahydrofolate ligase — protein MTYKTDIEIAREAKKLPIGEIGAKLDIPYEDLLPFGHDKAKVSESFIAGLSGKEDGRLILVTAINPTPAGEGKTTTTVGLGDGLNRIGKKAAVCIREASLGPCFGMKGGAAGGGYAQVVPMEEMNLHFTGDFHAITSAHNLLAAMLDNHIYWGNEQEIDIRRVAFRRVLDMNDRALRQIVCNLGGVANGFPREAGFDITVASEVMAILCLATDLADLEKRLGDIIVAYRRDRSPVYCRDIKADGAMTVLLQQAMQPNLVQTLENNPAFVHGGPFANIAHGCNSVVATTTALKLADYVVTEAGFGADLGAEKFLDIKCRKAGLKPDAVVIVATVRAMKMNGGVAKADLGTENVDAVVAGCANLGRHMENIGKFGLPFIVAINHFVTDTDAEIQAMKDYVAAKGGEAVLAKHWALGSEGTEELATKVVELIDSTPSKYAPLYPDEMPLFEKIETIAKEIYRADEIVADQKIREQLKQWEDQGYGHLPVCMAKTQYSFTTDPNWRGAPTGHSLPVREVRLSAGAGFVVVICGEIMTMPGLPRVPSAETIRINDDGLIEGLF, from the coding sequence ATGACGTATAAAACGGACATTGAGATAGCACGCGAAGCCAAAAAGCTTCCGATTGGTGAAATTGGAGCAAAGCTTGATATCCCGTATGAGGATCTGCTGCCCTTTGGTCATGACAAGGCAAAGGTGTCGGAGAGCTTCATTGCGGGTCTTTCGGGCAAGGAAGATGGACGTCTTATACTGGTGACGGCGATCAACCCGACCCCGGCAGGTGAGGGCAAGACGACCACGACCGTCGGTCTTGGCGACGGGCTCAACCGGATCGGCAAGAAGGCGGCGGTCTGCATCCGTGAAGCCTCGCTTGGTCCATGCTTCGGGATGAAGGGTGGGGCGGCCGGTGGCGGCTATGCCCAGGTGGTCCCGATGGAGGAGATGAACCTTCATTTCACGGGAGATTTTCACGCTATTACCTCGGCGCATAACCTGCTGGCGGCGATGCTGGACAATCACATCTACTGGGGCAATGAGCAGGAGATTGATATCCGGCGTGTTGCGTTCCGCCGGGTGCTTGATATGAACGATCGCGCGCTGCGTCAGATCGTGTGCAATCTCGGCGGGGTAGCCAACGGATTTCCGCGTGAAGCCGGTTTTGACATCACCGTTGCCTCGGAAGTGATGGCGATCCTGTGTCTGGCAACCGATCTTGCGGATCTCGAAAAGCGTCTTGGTGACATCATCGTTGCGTATCGCCGTGACCGCAGCCCGGTCTATTGCCGGGATATCAAGGCCGATGGGGCGATGACGGTGCTGCTGCAGCAGGCCATGCAGCCTAATCTGGTGCAGACGCTGGAAAACAATCCGGCCTTTGTGCATGGCGGGCCATTTGCCAATATCGCCCATGGGTGCAACTCGGTCGTGGCGACGACAACAGCGCTGAAACTCGCTGATTACGTGGTGACGGAAGCCGGGTTTGGTGCCGATCTCGGGGCGGAGAAGTTCCTTGATATCAAATGCCGTAAAGCCGGGCTGAAGCCGGATGCGGTGGTGATCGTTGCAACGGTTCGCGCCATGAAGATGAATGGCGGGGTGGCCAAGGCAGATCTGGGCACGGAGAATGTCGATGCGGTGGTGGCTGGCTGCGCCAATCTTGGCCGCCATATGGAGAATATCGGCAAGTTCGGCCTGCCCTTCATCGTGGCGATCAACCATTTTGTGACCGATACCGATGCCGAGATCCAGGCGATGAAGGATTATGTCGCCGCCAAGGGCGGGGAAGCGGTACTGGCCAAACACTGGGCGCTGGGCAGTGAAGGGACCGAAGAGCTGGCCACCAAGGTGGTTGAGCTGATCGACAGCACGCCCTCGAAATACGCGCCGCTCTATCCCGATGAAATGCCGCTCTTTGAGAAGATCGAAACCATCGCCAAGGAGATCTACCGGGCCGATGAGATTGTTGCCGATCAGAAGATCCGCGAGCAGCTGAAACAATGGGAGGACCAGGGCTATGGTCACCTGCCGGTATGCATGGCGAAAACCCAGTACAGTTTCACCACCGACCCGAACTGGCGCGGGGCCCCGACTGGGCACAGCCTGCCGGTGCGTGAAGTGCGGCTTTCCGCCGGTGCCGGCTTTGTCGTGGTCATCTGCGGTGAGATCATGACCATGCCCGGCCTGCCACGCGTGCCTTCGGCCGAAACCATCCGTATCAACGACGATGGCCTCATCGAAGGCCTGTTCTAG
- a CDS encoding glycosyltransferase family 4 protein, with product MSLHVILPAKEQFTERRAGAVARVAHDGLLGSSFQHEAIVFGQPLRDEPLSELAYKGISTWHRFLHGRNIGLGRGYLAWLKTLPKDERPALIEVHGRCALAGMIAEAVPDIPVVLVLHNDPREMKGARSLEERLRLARLLAGVFAVSDYLIRCFQDGFTAEQISTTSFHLTAFGADRPCSSPPPKTKTILIVGRMVPEKGILETAEAAAAILPDYPDWQLVMIGARRGDHRTPSAYEKEVQHRLAPLGAQASFLGFLPYHDVQEYQAAAEIILVPSQWEEPAGRVVIEALMFGAALIASRRGGIPEYAEGRSLLIDEPTAENLARAIRSLLDHPDERQKLQRAAWKDYPFTHAAMIAAMDHARHAVLAQTRG from the coding sequence GTGTCGCTTCATGTCATTCTTCCCGCCAAGGAGCAGTTCACCGAGCGCCGCGCCGGGGCCGTTGCGCGGGTTGCCCATGACGGCCTTCTCGGCAGCAGCTTTCAGCATGAGGCCATCGTCTTCGGCCAGCCCTTGCGCGATGAGCCGCTCTCCGAGCTTGCCTATAAAGGCATCAGCACCTGGCACCGGTTTCTCCATGGCCGGAATATCGGCCTTGGCAGGGGGTATCTTGCCTGGCTGAAAACATTGCCCAAGGATGAGCGCCCCGCCCTGATCGAAGTGCACGGCCGCTGCGCGCTTGCCGGCATGATTGCTGAAGCCGTGCCGGATATTCCGGTGGTGCTTGTCCTACACAACGACCCGCGCGAGATGAAAGGCGCGCGCAGCCTTGAGGAACGCCTCCGCCTTGCCCGGCTTCTGGCAGGGGTGTTCGCTGTTTCCGACTACCTTATCCGGTGCTTTCAGGATGGATTCACCGCGGAGCAGATCAGCACCACGTCCTTTCACCTGACGGCGTTTGGCGCGGACCGACCCTGTTCCTCCCCCCCGCCGAAAACAAAAACTATCCTGATCGTGGGGCGGATGGTGCCGGAAAAGGGCATACTCGAAACCGCCGAGGCCGCTGCCGCTATCCTGCCTGATTATCCGGACTGGCAACTCGTGATGATCGGGGCTCGACGTGGTGATCACCGTACCCCATCCGCTTACGAGAAAGAGGTTCAGCACCGGCTGGCCCCTCTGGGTGCGCAGGCTTCTTTTCTGGGGTTTCTGCCCTATCATGATGTTCAAGAGTATCAGGCGGCGGCCGAAATCATCCTTGTGCCGTCGCAATGGGAAGAGCCGGCGGGGCGGGTCGTGATCGAAGCCCTGATGTTTGGCGCCGCGCTGATTGCCAGCCGCCGCGGCGGCATTCCCGAATACGCCGAAGGCAGATCCTTGCTGATCGATGAGCCGACCGCCGAAAACCTCGCCCGGGCGATCCGGTCCCTTCTTGATCATCCAGATGAGCGCCAAAAACTCCAGCGTGCCGCCTGGAAAGACTATCCCTTCACTCATGCCGCCATGATCGCGGCGATGGACCATGCCCGCCATGCGGTGCTGGCACAGACCAGAGGCTGA
- a CDS encoding tripartite tricarboxylate transporter TctB family protein — MRLAEIVTAFILGIFSLYLMWKSGEPPSWNPDIPRFSNIGFVEGEGTGSGFWPFWLSGIMLICCIWIGVNWFRRTSPPSQSDEPFLDNYGKKMLLTVGLGLLAFLIFIHLAGFYGAILIFMVYYMRFLGDHRWSTSLIIAAGFVVFSFFFFDIAMRIVLPKGYLEPLFIPLYDIFL, encoded by the coding sequence ATGCGTTTAGCTGAAATAGTCACAGCTTTCATCCTGGGAATCTTCTCCCTGTATCTGATGTGGAAAAGCGGGGAGCCGCCATCGTGGAATCCGGATATCCCCCGTTTTTCCAATATCGGATTTGTTGAAGGCGAAGGAACGGGAAGCGGATTCTGGCCGTTCTGGCTTTCGGGTATCATGCTGATCTGCTGTATCTGGATAGGGGTGAACTGGTTCCGCCGTACGTCGCCACCATCGCAGTCCGATGAACCTTTTCTCGACAATTATGGCAAGAAGATGCTGCTGACGGTCGGCCTTGGCCTGCTTGCTTTCCTGATCTTCATTCATCTTGCCGGATTCTATGGCGCGATACTGATCTTCATGGTGTATTACATGCGGTTTCTTGGTGATCACCGGTGGTCGACATCACTGATTATCGCCGCCGGGTTTGTCGTATTCAGTTTCTTCTTTTTCGATATCGCGATGCGCATCGTGCTTCCCAAAGGGTATCTCGAGCCGTTGTTCATCCCGCTTTACGATATTTTTCTCTAG
- a CDS encoding acyl-CoA dehydrogenase family protein yields MTDASLLEEIRNGVAALCQDFPGTYWQERDAAREYPEAFVDALTRSGYLAALIPEEYGGTGLSLTAGAVILEEIHRQGCNAAACHAQMYTMGTVLRHGNDAQKQSYLPRIADGSLRLQAFGVTEPTSGTDTLSLRTTAKKDGDSYIVNGQKIWTSRAEYSDLMLLLARTTPRDQVAKRTDGLSVFLLEMKDLIGNGMTIRPIRTMINHSTTEVFFDNMRIPASSLIGEEGKGFRYILSGMNAERILIAAECIGDAKWFIDKATRYAGDRAVFGNPIGKNQGIQFPIAKAYAHMLAAEAIVYRAAATYDAGSDPGGEANIAKMLAADASWEAAEACLQTHGGFGFAEEYDVERKFRETRLYQVAPISTNLILSYIAEHMLGLPKSY; encoded by the coding sequence ATGACTGACGCAAGCTTGCTTGAGGAAATACGAAACGGCGTTGCCGCGCTATGCCAGGATTTTCCCGGAACCTACTGGCAGGAACGTGATGCGGCGAGGGAATATCCTGAGGCATTTGTCGATGCGCTGACGCGATCGGGGTATCTGGCGGCGCTCATCCCCGAAGAATATGGCGGCACGGGCCTGAGCCTGACCGCAGGGGCGGTCATTCTTGAAGAAATTCACCGCCAGGGGTGCAATGCCGCCGCCTGCCACGCCCAGATGTATACGATGGGGACGGTCCTGCGCCATGGCAATGATGCGCAGAAACAATCCTATCTGCCGCGGATCGCCGATGGCTCGCTCAGGCTTCAGGCTTTCGGCGTCACCGAACCGACCAGCGGTACCGATACCCTCTCCTTGCGCACCACCGCCAAAAAAGATGGCGACAGCTATATCGTCAACGGGCAGAAAATATGGACATCACGCGCCGAGTATTCGGACCTGATGCTGCTTCTGGCCCGCACCACCCCCCGCGACCAGGTGGCCAAGCGCACCGACGGGCTTTCGGTCTTTCTTCTTGAGATGAAAGATCTCATCGGCAACGGCATGACCATCCGCCCGATCCGGACCATGATCAACCATTCGACCACCGAAGTCTTCTTCGACAATATGCGTATCCCGGCAAGCTCGCTGATCGGCGAGGAAGGCAAGGGCTTTCGCTATATCCTTTCCGGCATGAACGCCGAACGCATCCTGATTGCGGCGGAATGCATTGGCGATGCCAAATGGTTCATCGACAAGGCAACACGTTACGCCGGTGACCGCGCCGTCTTCGGCAACCCGATCGGCAAGAATCAGGGGATTCAGTTTCCCATCGCCAAAGCCTATGCCCATATGCTGGCCGCCGAAGCCATCGTCTATCGTGCCGCCGCCACCTATGATGCGGGCAGCGACCCCGGGGGTGAGGCGAATATCGCCAAGATGCTGGCCGCCGATGCCTCATGGGAGGCGGCGGAAGCCTGCCTGCAGACCCATGGCGGGTTCGGTTTTGCCGAAGAATATGACGTGGAACGCAAATTCCGCGAAACACGTCTTTATCAGGTGGCGCCGATCTCAACCAACCTGATCCTGTCCTATATTGCCGAACACATGCTCGGCCTGCCGAAATCGTATTGA
- a CDS encoding methionyl-tRNA formyltransferase — MRIVLHGQQAFGKAVLERLLERGEDVVAVCCAPTKEGKPEDPLAELAREKGLPLHQPSSWKTPEALELMQSFKADICLMAYVLLFVPEAVRDAPTYGTFQYHPSLCPQHRGPSSINWPIAMGKKHTGLTIFWPDDGLDEGPIMLQKTCPIGPDETLGDVYFNKLFPMGVDAMMEGLNMVKAGVIIKHDQRLGDGSYEGWFNKDAAKIDWSRPVQETYNIIRAANPAPGAWTMMGEDEIKIYDSARLDGDGTPGEVVDITDEGVVVQGNGGRILIKRVRPAGGGKQAAGEWARAAGLTTGKKLG, encoded by the coding sequence ATGCGAATTGTCCTCCATGGCCAGCAGGCCTTTGGTAAAGCGGTGCTGGAAAGGCTGCTGGAACGCGGTGAAGATGTGGTGGCGGTCTGCTGTGCGCCCACCAAGGAAGGCAAGCCCGAAGATCCGCTGGCTGAACTTGCCCGTGAAAAGGGGCTTCCCCTCCATCAGCCGAGTTCCTGGAAAACGCCCGAAGCTCTTGAACTCATGCAGTCCTTCAAGGCGGATATCTGTCTGATGGCCTATGTGCTGCTCTTCGTGCCTGAAGCGGTGCGCGATGCGCCAACCTATGGCACCTTTCAGTATCACCCGTCGCTGTGCCCGCAGCATCGCGGTCCGTCCTCGATCAACTGGCCGATCGCCATGGGCAAGAAACATACCGGGCTGACGATCTTCTGGCCGGATGACGGCCTCGATGAAGGCCCGATCATGCTCCAGAAAACCTGCCCGATCGGCCCCGATGAGACTCTGGGCGATGTCTATTTCAACAAACTTTTCCCCATGGGTGTCGATGCCATGATGGAGGGTCTTAACATGGTCAAGGCTGGCGTCATCATCAAGCACGACCAGCGTCTCGGTGATGGCAGCTATGAAGGCTGGTTTAACAAGGATGCCGCAAAAATTGACTGGTCAAGGCCGGTGCAAGAGACCTATAACATCATTCGTGCAGCCAACCCGGCCCCGGGTGCCTGGACAATGATGGGGGAGGATGAAATCAAGATCTACGACAGCGCTCGCCTCGACGGCGATGGCACCCCTGGTGAGGTGGTGGACATTACCGATGAGGGCGTGGTCGTGCAGGGAAATGGTGGCCGTATCCTCATCAAACGAGTTCGCCCGGCGGGCGGCGGCAAACAGGCAGCAGGCGAATGGGCTAGGGCTGCAGGTCTAACCACAGGAAAGAAATTAGGATAA